The genomic region AATTCTTTTTGTACTTCTGATTCAACCTGATTGAAGCCAGCAGTCAGGATTGAACTGACGACCTTCCGATTACAAGTCGGATGCACTACCGCTGTGCTATGCTGGCAAAGGGCTAGGATGTAATTAATGCCCACTGATATCCAATCATAGCACAGAACCAAAATTTGTCCAGTGGTTTTTTCTAAAAATCTGGCAAAAAAGTCCCAAAAATTTTTCCCCCAGTGCTATAGTATAAATGTGGCATACAAAATCCTGTAATTTCAGGTAACAATAGTTAGTAGAGTTTCAACTTGAAACCCTAGTAATGTTGAAATATCTGAAAGACTTAAAAAACACATTAATAATACAAATCATCAGCATGGTAGCATTGACTGGAAGAGACTTACTAGGTTTAGGAGACCTAAGTTCTACAGAACTACTAGAACTCCTGTCCATGGCAACATTACTGAAATCGCAAAAACTAACACTACATTCCAACAAGGTTTTGGGTTTGTTATTCTCCAAGGCCTCCACTCGCACCAGAGTAAGTTTTACAGTAGCTATGTACCAATTAGGAGGCCAGGTGATTGACCTGCATCCAAATGTCACTCAGGTGAGTCGGGGTGAACCTGTGCAAGATACCGCTAGGGTCTTAGACCGTTATTTAGATGTCTTAGCAATTAGAACCTTTGCCCAACAAGAATTAGTCACCTTTGCTCACTACGCCAAAATACCAGTGATTAATGCCCTAACAGATCTAGAACACCCGTGTCAAATTCTAGCAGATTTGTTGACTATTCGAGAAGTATTCAGTGATTTAACAGGATTAACCCTTACCTATGTAGGGGATGGTAATAACGTAGCTAATTCCCTAATGTTGGGTTGTGCCTTAGCTGGCATGAATGTAAGGATAGCTTTCCCACAAGGATACGCCCCCAATCAAGATATTGTAGAAAAAGCCCGGGCTATTGCTGGTGATAAAACTGAAGTAATGCTTACCCATGATCCAGTCATAGGAGCTAAAAATGCCCAC from Cylindrospermopsis curvispora GIHE-G1 harbors:
- the argF gene encoding ornithine carbamoyltransferase; this translates as MVALTGRDLLGLGDLSSTELLELLSMATLLKSQKLTLHSNKVLGLLFSKASTRTRVSFTVAMYQLGGQVIDLHPNVTQVSRGEPVQDTARVLDRYLDVLAIRTFAQQELVTFAHYAKIPVINALTDLEHPCQILADLLTIREVFSDLTGLTLTYVGDGNNVANSLMLGCALAGMNVRIAFPQGYAPNQDIVEKARAIAGDKTEVMLTHDPVIGAKNAHILYTDVWASMGQESEADNRLPIFQPYQISQDLLSLADPQAIVLHCLPAHRGEEITDEVIEGSQSKVWDQAENRLHAQKALLASILGAS